The following proteins are encoded in a genomic region of Chloroflexota bacterium:
- a CDS encoding NAD(P)/FAD-dependent oxidoreductase, whose protein sequence is MSDRRVIVVGAGASGMMAAGRAAELRAEVLLLEKTERPGKKLLVSGRRRCNLTNTRELDDFIDMYGPNGRFLRRVFHRYFRDDLVAFLRRYSVDIRTEHDGRVFPASNDARDVVRALERYMAGNRVQVQAGVRVISIQVEDRRVVGVQTEQGVYPAKAVVLATGGASFPGTGSSGDGYRMAAAVGHTITKLRPALVPLAVYEVERASSMQGVSLHDVRLTAYQCLADEIDPLTTPHSDAGRGRKPAHFPVIESRRGDMMLTHFGIGGPITLRMSLAIVDALEHGPVSVSIDLKPDLGHKQLSQQLQEEFNRHGKRSYHGILQGLLPRKMVDPFVEMTGIPPSKLGHQISAEERERLRGLLNSLRFNIKGPLPLAVAMVTAGGVSLGEIDPRTMGSRLVTGLYFCGEVIDIDGDTDGYNLQAAFSTGYVAGEQAAIWATALPDN, encoded by the coding sequence GTGAGTGACAGGCGTGTTATTGTGGTTGGTGCTGGAGCCAGCGGCATGATGGCTGCCGGCAGGGCCGCCGAGTTGAGGGCCGAGGTGCTTCTTCTGGAAAAGACTGAGCGCCCAGGCAAGAAACTCCTCGTCAGTGGCAGAAGACGCTGTAACCTGACCAACACCAGAGAACTGGACGATTTCATTGATATGTATGGCCCCAACGGCCGTTTTCTCCGTAGGGTCTTCCACCGTTACTTTCGAGATGACCTGGTCGCTTTTCTGAGGCGCTACAGCGTGGATATCAGAACGGAGCACGATGGACGCGTCTTCCCCGCCTCCAACGACGCCCGCGACGTAGTGCGCGCCCTCGAGAGGTACATGGCTGGCAATAGAGTGCAGGTGCAGGCCGGCGTCCGGGTAATTAGTATCCAGGTGGAGGATAGGCGGGTGGTGGGTGTACAAACGGAGCAAGGGGTGTACCCCGCGAAGGCAGTGGTTCTGGCCACCGGCGGCGCTTCGTTTCCTGGAACCGGCTCCAGTGGCGATGGCTATCGTATGGCTGCTGCCGTGGGCCACACTATCACCAAGCTACGTCCAGCTCTTGTCCCGCTGGCCGTGTACGAGGTTGAACGGGCCAGCAGTATGCAAGGTGTCAGCCTGCATGACGTGCGTCTGACCGCGTACCAGTGCCTTGCCGACGAGATCGACCCATTGACAACACCACACAGTGATGCAGGGCGAGGGCGTAAACCCGCCCACTTTCCTGTTATAGAGAGCCGCAGGGGGGACATGATGCTGACCCACTTTGGCATCGGCGGGCCGATCACACTGCGGATGAGCCTGGCCATAGTCGATGCGCTGGAGCACGGCCCCGTCAGCGTGTCTATCGATCTGAAACCCGATCTCGGCCATAAGCAACTGAGCCAGCAACTTCAGGAGGAATTCAACCGTCATGGCAAGCGGAGTTATCATGGGATTCTCCAGGGACTGCTGCCGCGCAAGATGGTTGACCCTTTTGTGGAGATGACTGGTATCCCACCGTCCAAACTGGGTCATCAGATTTCCGCTGAGGAGAGGGAGCGGCTGCGAGGCCTGCTCAATTCATTGCGCTTTAATATCAAAGGCCCGCTGCCTTTGGCCGTGGCGATGGTGACTGCGGGCGGCGTTTCCCTCGGTGAGATAGACCCGCGCACTATGGGCTCGCGGCTGGTCACGGGGCTTTATTTCTGTGGTGAGGTGATAGACATTGATGGAGACACCGACGGCTATAACCTACAAGCCGCGTTCTCCACGGGTTACGTTGCTGGTGAGCAAGCCGCTATTTGGGCCACTGCCCTTCCCGATAACTGA
- a CDS encoding transcriptional regulator, with protein sequence MGNPSLIRTSEEAKANRPQWLRTRLDKSDRLGKRDRTARLLKVEHLLYQNPKGLMIEEIARMCDVSKRTAYRDLKALEYELGVPIWEEGSKRGITEGYILPPVHFSLPEALNVFLAARLMLNYSHRYDPNINATFIKLNSVLPPALGQQVRQTLDWMQKLPKDEKHLRVLATVAEAWVSQRRLRIAYRSLPSEKATERVIEPYYIEPAAPGHASYVVGHCHLKNAVRTFKIERIESAQLTSEAYTIPPDFDANAFFGSSWGIVVEGEVKTVRLKIRDPEIMRIMGETVWHPSQVLEKQKDGSMIMTLRVTDTYELLSWILSWGQKMEVLEPAELRKEVLQTARAMLRVYQKK encoded by the coding sequence ATGGGCAACCCTAGCCTGATCCGCACATCCGAAGAAGCGAAAGCGAATCGCCCGCAGTGGTTGAGAACTAGATTGGATAAGTCTGACAGACTAGGTAAGAGAGACCGGACGGCACGCCTGCTCAAGGTAGAGCACCTCCTCTACCAGAACCCCAAAGGTTTAATGATAGAGGAAATAGCCCGCATGTGTGATGTGAGTAAGAGAACCGCCTATCGCGACCTTAAGGCTCTCGAGTATGAGTTGGGCGTCCCTATTTGGGAGGAGGGCAGTAAGCGCGGCATCACCGAGGGTTATATTCTTCCCCCTGTCCACTTCTCCCTCCCGGAGGCACTGAATGTTTTCCTCGCCGCCCGGCTGATGCTGAACTACTCCCACCGCTACGATCCGAACATAAACGCCACCTTTATCAAGCTGAACTCCGTGCTGCCGCCAGCGCTTGGGCAGCAGGTGCGCCAGACCCTGGACTGGATGCAGAAGCTGCCAAAGGATGAGAAGCACCTGCGTGTCCTGGCGACCGTGGCGGAAGCCTGGGTATCGCAGCGCAGGCTGCGCATAGCCTACCGCTCACTGCCGTCGGAGAAGGCAACAGAGCGGGTAATTGAGCCGTACTATATCGAGCCAGCCGCGCCCGGTCATGCCAGCTATGTGGTAGGCCACTGCCACCTCAAGAACGCCGTGCGCACCTTCAAGATAGAGCGCATAGAATCGGCCCAGCTTACCTCTGAGGCTTACACCATTCCCCCTGACTTTGATGCCAACGCCTTCTTCGGCTCGTCCTGGGGCATCGTCGTTGAAGGCGAGGTGAAGACCGTCAGGCTGAAGATTCGTGACCCTGAGATAATGAGGATCATGGGGGAGACCGTCTGGCATCCCTCGCAGGTGCTGGAGAAGCAGAAGGACGGCTCCATGATAATGACCCTCAGGGTTACCGATACTTACGAGCTTCTCTCCTGGATTC